A region from the Hydra vulgaris chromosome 10, alternate assembly HydraT2T_AEP genome encodes:
- the LOC136086235 gene encoding uncharacterized protein LOC136086235 translates to MEEYTLEKRVGATATEVRSLTEYIRTWPFLLSIIIWCDVLFQINKSSKLLQSSATSLDILASELNATNAFLYEYRENGFSDARVKASEIAEVLGIEKLADIDSEDLESELKRFVIVLMEEKNAFLTSAYDFLNYIYKEELQETYPNLVFVLQIILTLPVTVASAERSFSKSTMVDERLSSLAMLSIENEAARTLSYEGIINEFASIKTRCKPFF, encoded by the exons ATGGAAGAATATACCTTAGAAAAAAGAGTTGGGGCAACAGCCACAGAAGTACGATCGCTGACAGAATATATTAGAACATGGCCTTTCTTATTATCAATCATTATTTGGTGTGacgttttatttcaaattaacaaATCAAGTAAGCTGCTTCAGTCTTCTGCAACCTCTCTCGACATATTAGCTAGTGAATTAAATGCAACAAATGCTTTTCTTTATGAGTATCGTGAAAATGGATTTTCTGACGCACGTGTTAAGGCATCAGAAATCGCAGAAGTATTGGgtattgaaaag cTTGCTGATATTGATTCTGAGGATTTAGAATCGGAGTTAAAACGTTTTGTCATAGTTCTAATGGAGGAAAAAAATGCTTTCCTAACATCTGCATATGACTTCCTAAACTACATTTACAAAGAAGAGCTGCAAGAAACTTATCCCAATCTAGTTTTTGTGTTACAAATCATTCTTACTTTACCAGTTACTGTTGCAAGTGCGGAACGTAGCTTCAGcaa gtCAACAATGGTCGATGAACGTTTGTCTTCCTTAGCAATGCTGTCTATTGAGAACGAGGCCGCAAGAACATTAAGTTATGAAGGCATAATAAATGAGTTTGCAAGCATAAAAACACGTTGCAAACCCTTTTTTTGA